Proteins from a single region of Natronocella acetinitrilica:
- a CDS encoding type 4a pilus biogenesis protein PilO, whose protein sequence is MAIGNINLNELDLNDAGNWPIAVKAIVAVVILALIVAGGWHFFWKDLQSQLARVEAQETQLRTQFETRQRRAANLDAYEALLADMREELSDRLRQLPSRGEIPQLLADVSQAGLGAGLDFELFRPGSIQQQEFYAQRPIQIEVRGNYHQFGRFISEVANMPRIVTLHDVNISRSGSGERLAMRATARTYWYLDDDEGGQ, encoded by the coding sequence ATGGCCATTGGCAATATCAACCTGAACGAACTCGATCTCAATGACGCCGGCAACTGGCCCATCGCCGTCAAGGCCATTGTGGCAGTGGTGATACTGGCGCTGATCGTGGCCGGCGGCTGGCACTTCTTCTGGAAGGATCTTCAAAGCCAGCTCGCCAGGGTCGAGGCACAGGAAACCCAGTTGCGCACGCAGTTCGAGACCCGCCAGCGCCGGGCCGCGAACCTGGACGCCTACGAGGCGCTGCTGGCCGACATGCGCGAGGAACTCTCGGATCGACTGCGCCAGCTTCCAAGCCGCGGCGAGATTCCGCAGTTGCTGGCGGATGTCTCCCAGGCCGGTCTCGGCGCCGGTCTCGACTTCGAGCTTTTCCGGCCCGGCAGCATTCAGCAGCAGGAGTTCTATGCGCAACGGCCTATCCAGATCGAGGTTCGCGGCAATTACCATCAATTCGGCCGCTTCATCAGCGAAGTGGCAAACATGCCGCGTATCGTGACGCTGCACGATGTGAACATTTCCCGCAGCGGCAGCGGCGAACGGCTTGCCATGCGGGCCACCGCGCGCACGTACTGGTATCTGGATGACGACGAGGGGGGCCAGTGA
- a CDS encoding PilN domain-containing protein: protein MSTQINLLPWREEVKKVRKNQFIAMVAVAAVIGVGVVFGGNMYLQGMIDHQEHRNQLLRTEITRLDTRIQRIQELERTRDQLEARMNVIQELQTGRPQVVHMFEELVSTLPDGVFLKTVTQQGGNITITGVGQSNARVSTYMERLDGSAWFTDPNLDVIEVRDREGIRVSNFTLRVRQTNPGADNGEGA from the coding sequence ATGAGCACGCAGATCAACCTGCTGCCCTGGCGGGAAGAGGTCAAGAAGGTCCGCAAGAACCAGTTTATTGCCATGGTCGCCGTCGCAGCGGTGATCGGTGTGGGCGTGGTTTTCGGCGGCAACATGTACCTCCAGGGGATGATCGACCACCAGGAACACCGCAACCAGTTGTTGCGCACGGAAATCACGCGTCTCGATACCCGAATCCAGCGTATCCAGGAACTGGAGCGCACCCGGGATCAGCTCGAGGCACGGATGAACGTGATCCAGGAACTGCAGACCGGCCGCCCGCAGGTGGTGCACATGTTCGAGGAACTGGTGAGCACGCTGCCCGATGGTGTGTTTCTCAAAACCGTGACCCAACAGGGCGGCAACATCACCATCACCGGGGTCGGTCAGTCCAACGCCCGGGTCTCTACCTACATGGAACGACTGGATGGTTCGGCCTGGTTTACCGATCCGAACCTCGACGTGATCGAAGTGCGGGACCGGGAAGGTATTCGAGTGAGCAACTTCACTCTCCGCGTGCGCCAGACCAACCCTGGCGCCGACAATGGGGAGGGAGCGTGA